Genomic DNA from Alosa alosa isolate M-15738 ecotype Scorff River chromosome 6, AALO_Geno_1.1, whole genome shotgun sequence:
ttcactaattcacggattgggataaatgcagagaccaaatttccctcacgggatcaaaagatatatagatatatatacttatactatatattcACAGCAAGGTCAGTTCACCAACCCAGAGACACCTGGATATGTTGGATTTGCAAATCTGCCCAACCAAGTCCATCGAAAATCTGTGAAAAAAGGATTTGAGTTTACGCTCATGGTTGTTGGTAAGTACATTTCTACTCACATTACATCATCATGTAGAATGTATTTTTAAGGCATAATGTTTCATGAGATCATATGAAGGGATGCACCGATCCGACTTTTTCAGTCCCGATACTGATGCCTGGGCTTTGTGTATCGGTcgattccggtcaccagccgatcaATCAGTGCATCTCTACTACAAATACAAACAGGCTGATACGGGTTAGGCTTCTAGGCTATTCTCCACACTGATAGGCTGCAGATAAGAGGCATGCACTCTCGACATGCAAACACAGGGAAACACGCACGATATGCAAACCTTGAATGGGTTGAGGGTCCTCGACTGAAGCGTGTTAAGATTTGTTGGTGTATCTGGTTATTGTGACTGCATATATTTTGCTGTCCACAGGAGAGTCTGGCCTGGGGAAATCAACCTTGATCAACAGTCTGTTCCTCACTGATCTCTACCCTGAGAGAATCATTCCTGGAGCAGCAGGTGAGGTCATTTGGTTGTCTGCAGCAGCCCTTAGGGACTATTGTACCCCCAATATCATAGTGAATGTGTCTCACTTGATTCAAAGCAGCCCAATTACttttaataaaaatgtttttaatgtaTGTGAATAGGGGTTAATGACTTTGTTGTTTCATtcgattttttttatttccaaatTCTCATTAATTTATTAACCACCCACAGCCCAGTTGCAGTGCTAACACATGCACCCATACCAGGATGATCCAAATTCCCAGTTACTTAGACAAGTATTATATTTTTCTATTCTTTTGCATTTTCTTATATTTGTAGAAAAGATTGAGCGCACTGTGCAGATCGAAGCTTCCACAGTTGAGATAGAGGAGCGTGGTGTGAAGCTCCGTCTAACTGTGGTCGATACACCTGGCTACGGAGATGCCATAAACAGCCAAGACTGGTACAGTACAATTTTGtgaaacttttgtttatatatCAGTTAAGCCCAAAAATATTCATATCCCTGGCAACTATCTTTTCAATTTAGATTTTcccttgaccaatatgtttgttctgactgaaaatgaaatTGTCACATGGTGGTGAGCAGTATATCAGTCTTTCCGTTGCACCAGGCTGAATTTTCACGCTGGTGTGGAATTTTCACATACCGACACACCTTTCAGATATAACGTTTGTAACGTGTGCCTGGAAGGCCACGCAGTAACTTTGCTGCGAAACATTGTGAACTGACCCTTATAATTGATAAAAACTAGGGCTGCCAGTGTTAATGCGTTAATCGTGATGAGATTAAGGACCAAGCATAACgcattaatttttttttaaatcacattaATCCCGTGCTGCcaaagattttttattttacaccctcacttgttctgttatcaacgatTCTGGCTGCTACTATGATGCACTGTTTCTTGTCCTCAAACTGCCACAGACACTTCCTAGTAGGCTTCTGCCTGCCTTCCTCCTGTAGTCATGAAGATAATAAACACCAATtcagttctgaactcccggtAGGCTGAATGGGCGTTTTAGTTTAAGCTATAATCTACGACATGGGTCGGCAACAGGTGGCCAAAGCTGGCCCGCCACCGAAATAATTTGGCCCAGCCAAATTATTCTGGCAGTctgaattttttattttatttatttatttatttttatttatttttggtcttTTCTTTTACAATATTGATTTACAAATAGCCTATTCACCAATCAGACCACGGCGGTGGGTGCTTAAACAAATATGAGAAAGAACACCAGAACGCGCTAGGATCCTGCTAGCCTACTCTGTGCATAGCCCTCTGCCAGCACTTTTTTTATAGCACCAGTGAATGCTACAATATTAAGGGTAATATGGATGTATAGAAGGGATGACTTTTTGTACATTTAACTTAATTTTTCATTCATTATACAAAGAGATTAGGTTTCCTAAACCGTTATTTTCTTGTGTAGTTTCAGtaccattatttcctacattgATGACCAGTTTGAGCGTTACCTGCATGATGAAAGTGGCCTAAATCGCAGACACATTGTTGACAACCGTGTCCACTGCTGTTTCTACTTCATCTCCCCTCTGGGACATGGGTATGTtatataaacacacaagcaaaaccagAGTTGACAACCCCTTTTGCAGGCTGAAACACATCGATGAACCTGTGTTATTTTTACAGGCTGAAACCGCTTGATGTTCAGTTCATGAAGGCTATTCACAATAAAGTGAATGTTGTGCCTGTGATTGCCAAGGCTGACACCCTCACTCtgcgtgaaagagagagactgaaacggAGGGTAAAGGATTTGACACACATTTCACCCATTTTGCAATTGCCATTTCTTTTAGTGTTAGATACGACTCTCCCTCAACCTAACCAACTTCAATATGACTACGACTGATCCGTGTACTTACTTGATGAGACATGATGCTATAACGTATTTTTGTGACTGCTTGGAAAGCCCTGATTCATGAGTTTAACAAATTGTGCTATATTACATGTATATCTCCCTGGACTACGCTCATATGTGCCGAATCTATTTAAGAACACATTGCACACTCATATGTAGCAGTAGAGGGCCAAGTGCATTAAATGCACTTTGcaagttaaaggtgctctaagcgatgctgggtaatgtcactacttcctccccctccctcccgtgctgctcccgtgc
This window encodes:
- the septin2 gene encoding septin-2 isoform X1; amino-acid sequence: MSQVDKLKQGQFTNPETPGYVGFANLPNQVHRKSVKKGFEFTLMVVGESGLGKSTLINSLFLTDLYPERIIPGAAEKIERTVQIEASTVEIEERGVKLRLTVVDTPGYGDAINSQDCFSTIISYIDDQFERYLHDESGLNRRHIVDNRVHCCFYFISPLGHGLKPLDVQFMKAIHNKVNVVPVIAKADTLTLRERERLKRRILDEIDEHGIKIYHLPDAESDEDEDFKEQTRILKASIPFAVVGSNQQIEAKGKKVRGRLYPWGVVEVENPEHNDFLKLRTMLITHMQDLQEVTQDLHYENFRSERLKRGGRLSSHGYVLPLSPVKGPEPSEEMDKDIILQEKEAELRRMQEMIAKMQAQMQKQGDGDGDGLHA
- the septin2 gene encoding septin-2 isoform X2; amino-acid sequence: MSQVDKLKQGQFTNPETPGYVGFANLPNQVHRKSVKKGFEFTLMVVGESGLGKSTLINSLFLTDLYPERIIPGAAEKIERTVQIEASTVEIEERGVKLRLTVVDTPGYGDAINSQDCFSTIISYIDDQFERYLHDESGLNRRHIVDNRVHCCFYFISPLGHGLKPLDVQFMKAIHNKVNVVPVIAKADTLTLRERERLKRRILDEIDEHGIKIYHLPDAESDEDEDFKEQTRILKASIPFAVVGSNQQIEAKGKKVRGRLYPWGVVEVENPEHNDFLKLRTMLITHMQDLQEVTQDLHYENFRSERLKRGGRKGPEPSEEMDKDIILQEKEAELRRMQEMIAKMQAQMQKQGDGDGDGLHA